A single window of Streptomyces griseoviridis DNA harbors:
- a CDS encoding SCO6880 family protein has product MATEAAALVEPTYGNWRRPRRPGLGSLGLLGTVTVFGGLVITLLVSLISLIAAITVLIPLAMFLLPLAIRTQDGRNIYQLMALRVGWFQRKAKGSTTYVSGPLSQRPGGRFRPPGLLSRVTVTEGRDAYDQPFGVLHHRSRNLYTIVLTCEPDGGSLVDPDQVDTWVASWGGWLARLSHEPGLRGAAVIIETAPDTGSRLANEVLPRIQDNAPEAAKAVMREVVDRYPAASSEMHTYISLTYGTPPGQKRRIEDVITDLAIRLPGLLSGLVSAGGGPAFALSAERIAEVVRVAYDPDVAGDVLEARARYGSTGLAWEDAGPTATVEKVNSYQHDSGVSRTWMLTLAPRGTVRSSVLRGLLEASPGTRRKRVALLYRPIDPATSARIVEADRRAAQFMATSRRGMVQARAATEVRAAEQTAVEEATGAGLVEFSLMVTVTVDSDSELADASVAVRNLLASARLLMRPADRMQAAAFSCTLPAGILPWEHTLVPRELKEAL; this is encoded by the coding sequence ATGGCTACCGAAGCCGCCGCCCTCGTCGAACCCACCTACGGGAACTGGCGCAGGCCCAGGCGTCCGGGCCTTGGATCGCTCGGTCTCCTCGGCACCGTCACGGTGTTCGGCGGGCTCGTCATCACGCTGCTGGTCTCGCTGATCTCGCTGATCGCCGCGATCACGGTGCTGATCCCGCTCGCCATGTTCCTGCTGCCGCTGGCCATCCGCACCCAGGACGGGCGCAACATCTACCAGCTGATGGCCCTGCGCGTCGGCTGGTTCCAGCGCAAGGCCAAGGGCTCGACCACCTATGTCTCGGGCCCGCTCTCGCAGCGGCCGGGCGGCCGGTTCCGGCCGCCCGGCCTGCTCAGCCGGGTCACCGTCACCGAGGGCCGGGACGCCTACGACCAGCCGTTCGGCGTGCTGCACCACCGCAGCCGCAACCTGTACACCATCGTCCTGACCTGCGAACCCGACGGCGGCTCGCTCGTCGACCCGGACCAGGTGGACACCTGGGTGGCGTCCTGGGGCGGCTGGCTGGCCCGGCTCTCCCACGAACCCGGCCTGCGCGGCGCCGCCGTCATCATCGAGACCGCCCCCGACACCGGTTCCCGGCTCGCCAACGAGGTGCTGCCGCGGATCCAGGACAACGCGCCCGAGGCCGCCAAGGCCGTGATGCGCGAGGTCGTCGACCGCTACCCGGCCGCGTCCTCCGAGATGCACACCTACATCTCCCTGACGTACGGCACCCCGCCCGGCCAGAAGCGCCGCATCGAGGACGTCATCACCGACCTCGCGATCCGGCTGCCCGGACTCCTCTCGGGGCTGGTCAGCGCGGGCGGCGGCCCCGCCTTCGCGCTGTCGGCCGAGCGCATCGCCGAGGTCGTCCGGGTGGCGTACGACCCGGACGTGGCGGGCGACGTCCTGGAGGCCCGCGCCCGCTACGGCTCCACCGGCCTCGCCTGGGAGGACGCGGGACCCACCGCCACCGTCGAGAAGGTCAACTCCTACCAGCACGACTCGGGTGTCTCCCGCACCTGGATGCTCACCCTCGCCCCGCGCGGCACGGTCCGCTCCAGCGTGCTGCGCGGACTCCTGGAGGCGTCCCCCGGCACCCGCCGCAAGCGGGTGGCGCTGCTGTACCGCCCGATCGACCCGGCGACCTCGGCGCGCATCGTCGAGGCCGACCGGCGGGCCGCCCAGTTCATGGCGACGTCCCGGCGCGGCATGGTGCAGGCGCGGGCCGCGACCGAGGTGCGGGCCGCCGAGCAGACCGCGGTGGAGGAGGCGACCGGCGCCGGACTCGTCGAGTTCTCGCTGATGGTCACCGTGACCGTGGACAGCGACTCCGAACTCGCCGACGCCAGCGTCGCGGTGCGCAACCTGCTGGCCTCGGCGCGGCTCCTGATGCGCCCGGCCGACCGGATGCAGGCGGCGGCGTTCAGCTGCACCCTGCCCGCCGGGATCCTGCCGTGGGAGCACACCCTCGTGCCGCGTGAGCTGAAGGAGGCGCTGTGA
- a CDS encoding ATP/GTP-binding protein has product MPPARGWHGPGGGQIGNLDPPTMWRATTVQACGLWPFAAGSGAPMTGVPLGQHLFTGATVCGDPLSWFTRAHYISNPSLFMLGMPGLGKSTLINRMLIGLAATGVVPLVLGDLKPDYADTVRALGGQIISIGRGAGGINILDPGAMGAAAVRIGGEAGRLLAAEAHGRVLNVVAALITIVRNRPMDDHEQSVLSAALHHLRERTPPGTAPLLPDLLRVLTEGPDRVRAVTLDRGDDTRYRDAVDPLHRSLLGILDGPLGDTFASETSTRIDLNATAVCIDISRIGEADTQLTAAAMLAAWSDGLGTVAASHALADAGLTPRRWFFTVLDELWRPLRAASGIVDRIDALTRLNRTLGLGDAKITHTLKDAEALGTDSDRAKARGFVERAGMVVVAGLPRQEMEELGRIVGLTRREIALVSSWSSPPGWAAHGDREEPPGRGRFLIKVGGRPGIPIQVAITDTERHLHDTNKRWVPNDRAAEHAAEHMRRLTEVNPNGGWNA; this is encoded by the coding sequence CTGCCCCCGGCGCGCGGCTGGCACGGGCCGGGCGGCGGCCAGATCGGCAACCTCGACCCGCCGACGATGTGGCGTGCCACCACCGTCCAGGCGTGCGGCCTCTGGCCGTTCGCGGCCGGCTCGGGCGCCCCCATGACGGGCGTGCCGCTCGGCCAGCACCTGTTCACCGGCGCGACCGTGTGCGGGGACCCGCTGTCCTGGTTCACCCGCGCCCACTACATCTCCAACCCGTCGCTCTTCATGCTCGGCATGCCGGGTCTCGGCAAGTCCACGCTGATCAACCGGATGCTGATCGGCCTGGCCGCCACCGGCGTCGTCCCGCTGGTCCTCGGCGACCTCAAGCCGGACTACGCGGACACCGTGCGCGCGCTGGGCGGCCAGATCATCTCCATCGGGCGCGGCGCGGGCGGCATCAACATCCTCGACCCGGGCGCCATGGGGGCGGCGGCCGTGCGGATCGGCGGCGAGGCGGGACGCCTGCTCGCGGCCGAGGCGCACGGCCGGGTCCTCAACGTCGTCGCCGCGCTCATCACCATCGTGCGCAACCGGCCCATGGACGACCACGAGCAGTCCGTGCTCTCGGCCGCCCTGCACCATCTGCGCGAGCGCACCCCGCCCGGCACGGCGCCGCTCCTGCCCGACCTGCTGCGGGTCCTCACCGAGGGCCCCGACCGGGTCCGCGCGGTGACCCTGGACCGCGGCGACGACACCCGCTACCGGGACGCCGTCGACCCGCTGCACCGCTCGCTGCTCGGCATCCTGGACGGCCCGCTGGGCGACACGTTCGCCTCCGAGACGTCCACCCGCATCGACCTCAACGCCACCGCCGTCTGCATCGACATCTCCCGGATCGGTGAGGCGGACACCCAGCTCACCGCGGCGGCGATGCTCGCCGCCTGGTCCGACGGGCTGGGCACGGTCGCCGCCTCGCACGCCCTCGCGGACGCCGGGCTCACCCCCAGGCGCTGGTTCTTCACCGTCCTGGACGAGCTGTGGCGCCCGCTGCGCGCGGCCAGCGGCATCGTCGACCGCATCGACGCCCTGACCCGCCTCAACCGCACCCTCGGCCTGGGCGACGCCAAGATCACCCACACCCTGAAGGACGCCGAGGCGCTCGGCACCGACTCCGACCGGGCCAAGGCGCGCGGCTTCGTCGAACGCGCCGGCATGGTCGTCGTCGCGGGGCTGCCACGCCAGGAGATGGAGGAGCTGGGCCGGATCGTCGGCCTGACCCGCCGGGAGATCGCGCTGGTCTCGTCCTGGTCGTCGCCGCCCGGCTGGGCCGCCCACGGCGACCGCGAGGAACCGCCGGGCCGCGGCCGCTTCCTGATCAAGGTCGGTGGCCGCCCCGGCATCCCGATCCAGGTCGCGATCACCGACACCGAACGGCACCTGCACGACACCAACAAGCGCTGGGTGCCCAACGACCGGGCCGCCGAGCACGCGGCCGAGCACATGCGCCGGCTCACCGAGGTGAATCCGAACGGGGGGTGGAACGCGTGA
- a CDS encoding type IV secretory system conjugative DNA transfer family protein yields the protein MQGGELAPWAIVAVAAVALLVFGGVWLGGTLGAAVSGGGWQPPPFSLATFGTLLGEGPEPLWPGASPAAVLTGVGVLFGAVVAAGVLAARAVLRFTSRPKGLAGKRELASMCPEGITARARELRPSLAGRTQLHPDETGNLLGDLDPSGPELRSSYEDVELDLMAPRAGKSTGIAVPRVLRAQGAVLLTSNKSDVYSVTRAARAEAGRVWTFDPQGIAHAPREMWWNLLADCHTIEGARRLAGHFVASVNDDQSKKDFWISAAQNTLTALFLAAARGQASVLDLLAWLADPADRTPVDLLRDVNMVAMAEQLQGTVRGAVETRDGIYETARQCVACLLDPEIVAWVTPDPALPEFKPHEHVLGKDTLYLLSKDGGGSAAGVIAGLADATMRAGVVAAERMGGRLDPPMTAVLDEAANVCRISDLPDLYSHFGSRGINVVTLLQSYRQGSRVWGEAGMDALWSAATVKLLGAGLDDADFVEKVSKLVGQHDVRTPSVSKGKEGTSRSYSYRQDQVLPPDRIRALPKGTALLLATGVRPALIRLRPWYKEPGADIISAAAKAETAAITARATQAWALIHPPAVEDSGSRWARGAVTLDKGATG from the coding sequence ATGCAGGGCGGTGAGTTGGCGCCCTGGGCCATCGTGGCGGTGGCGGCGGTCGCGCTCCTGGTCTTCGGGGGCGTCTGGCTCGGCGGCACCCTGGGCGCCGCCGTGAGCGGCGGCGGCTGGCAGCCGCCGCCGTTCAGCCTCGCCACCTTCGGCACCCTCCTCGGCGAAGGCCCCGAGCCGCTGTGGCCGGGCGCGTCACCCGCCGCCGTCCTCACCGGCGTCGGCGTGCTGTTCGGCGCGGTCGTGGCGGCGGGCGTCCTCGCCGCGCGGGCCGTGCTGCGCTTCACGTCCCGGCCCAAGGGCCTCGCCGGGAAGCGGGAGTTGGCGAGCATGTGCCCGGAGGGCATCACCGCCCGCGCCCGGGAACTGCGCCCGTCGCTGGCCGGCCGCACCCAGCTCCACCCGGACGAGACCGGCAACCTCCTCGGCGACCTCGACCCGAGCGGCCCCGAACTGCGCTCCTCCTACGAGGACGTGGAGCTTGACCTGATGGCGCCCCGGGCCGGCAAGTCCACCGGCATCGCCGTGCCCCGGGTGCTGCGCGCCCAGGGCGCGGTGCTGCTCACCTCCAACAAGTCGGACGTGTACTCCGTCACCCGGGCCGCGCGGGCCGAGGCCGGCCGGGTGTGGACGTTCGACCCGCAGGGCATCGCGCACGCGCCCCGCGAGATGTGGTGGAACCTGCTCGCCGACTGCCACACCATCGAGGGCGCCCGCAGGCTCGCCGGGCACTTCGTGGCGTCCGTCAACGACGACCAGTCGAAGAAGGACTTCTGGATCTCCGCCGCCCAGAACACCCTGACCGCGCTGTTCCTGGCCGCCGCCCGCGGCCAGGCGTCCGTCCTCGACCTGCTGGCCTGGCTCGCCGACCCGGCCGACCGCACCCCGGTCGACCTGCTGCGCGACGTCAACATGGTCGCCATGGCCGAGCAGTTGCAGGGCACCGTGCGCGGCGCCGTGGAGACCCGCGACGGCATCTACGAGACGGCCAGGCAGTGCGTGGCCTGTCTGCTCGACCCGGAGATCGTGGCCTGGGTGACGCCCGACCCGGCGCTCCCCGAGTTCAAGCCGCACGAGCACGTCCTCGGCAAGGACACCCTGTACCTGCTGTCGAAGGACGGCGGTGGCTCGGCGGCCGGTGTCATCGCGGGCCTCGCCGACGCGACGATGCGCGCGGGCGTCGTCGCCGCCGAACGCATGGGCGGCCGGCTCGACCCGCCGATGACCGCGGTCCTCGACGAGGCCGCCAACGTCTGCCGGATCTCCGATCTCCCGGACCTCTACAGCCACTTCGGCTCCCGCGGCATCAACGTCGTGACCCTGCTCCAGAGTTACCGGCAGGGCAGCCGGGTGTGGGGCGAGGCGGGCATGGACGCGCTGTGGAGCGCGGCCACCGTCAAACTCCTCGGCGCGGGCCTCGACGACGCGGACTTCGTGGAGAAGGTCTCCAAGCTCGTCGGCCAGCACGACGTGCGTACCCCGTCCGTCTCCAAGGGCAAGGAGGGCACCTCGCGGTCCTACTCCTACCGCCAAGACCAGGTGCTGCCCCCTGACCGGATCCGCGCCCTGCCCAAGGGCACCGCGCTGCTGCTCGCCACCGGTGTGCGGCCCGCGCTGATCCGGCTGCGCCCCTGGTACAAGGAGCCGGGCGCCGACATCATCTCGGCGGCGGCCAAGGCGGAGACGGCGGCCATCACCGCCCGCGCGACCCAGGCGTGGGCCCTGATCCACCCGCCCGCGGTCGAGGACAGCGGCAGCAGATGGGCCAGGGGAGCGGTCACCCTGGACAAGGGCGCCACGGGCTAA
- a CDS encoding glycosyl hydrolase — MRFPRFPRRRSLLFAFLLIVVAATAAASSFRSSGSDDGVLAGADGEHTITLQNKTDSKVWVGSTVNADGSNQITGLPVLDPGQSATLTIPERSGAGHWRGTFFARQGCSGDEGSTFHCAVGDCGPYADHCSTGEQPTSLAEFNFDPSDSLAPWYDVSYVNAVSVPVTITPNDVAPPEEGECAVSGCATDLLSACPADNLTKDPATGKALVCVNPNRDAKTPYSDAVTGKCPKAYAWSKQDTEPGNHTVYQCTKCTGMTVTFEGNGNAPAPQPVVEPAPEQSRPEAGAPVAPTARKGVSLNPVDGAAQALADSGAGWYYNWASSSGAVAKPEGVEYVPMLWGPGSVTDAELGAASKEGTELLGFNEPDSGSQSNMSPEQALDLWPQLEKTGLRLGAPAVASGADVEGGWLDRFMKGASDRGLRVDFIPLHWYGGDFGPGATDQLRGYIQAVWDRYHKPVWLTEYALIDFSQPTPRYPSEQEQTDFIKASTHMLNSLDFVERYAWFALNKQTSPTGLYDGATANNSGRAYHDAN; from the coding sequence ATGCGTTTTCCGCGGTTCCCGCGCAGACGGTCACTACTTTTCGCGTTCTTACTGATAGTCGTCGCCGCCACCGCCGCGGCCTCCTCGTTCCGCTCCTCGGGTTCCGATGACGGGGTGCTCGCGGGCGCCGACGGCGAGCACACCATCACGTTGCAGAACAAGACGGACAGCAAGGTCTGGGTCGGCAGCACGGTCAACGCCGACGGCTCGAACCAGATCACCGGGCTGCCGGTGCTCGATCCCGGGCAGTCGGCCACCCTGACCATTCCCGAGCGGTCCGGCGCCGGGCACTGGCGGGGCACGTTCTTCGCGCGCCAGGGTTGCTCGGGCGACGAGGGAAGCACCTTCCACTGCGCGGTGGGGGACTGCGGTCCCTACGCCGACCACTGCTCCACCGGCGAACAGCCCACGAGCCTCGCCGAGTTCAACTTCGACCCGTCGGACTCGCTGGCACCCTGGTACGACGTCAGCTACGTCAACGCCGTCTCGGTGCCCGTCACCATCACCCCCAACGACGTCGCGCCGCCCGAGGAGGGCGAGTGCGCCGTCTCGGGCTGCGCCACCGACCTGCTGTCGGCCTGCCCGGCCGACAACCTCACCAAGGACCCGGCCACCGGCAAGGCGCTGGTCTGTGTCAACCCGAACCGGGACGCCAAGACCCCCTACAGCGACGCCGTCACCGGCAAGTGCCCCAAGGCGTACGCCTGGTCGAAGCAGGACACCGAGCCCGGCAACCACACCGTGTACCAGTGCACCAAGTGCACCGGCATGACGGTGACGTTCGAGGGCAACGGCAACGCCCCGGCGCCCCAGCCGGTCGTCGAGCCCGCGCCCGAGCAGAGCCGCCCCGAGGCCGGCGCCCCGGTGGCGCCCACCGCCCGCAAGGGCGTCAGCCTCAACCCGGTCGACGGCGCCGCCCAGGCGCTCGCCGACTCCGGCGCCGGCTGGTACTACAACTGGGCGTCCTCCAGCGGCGCCGTCGCCAAGCCCGAGGGCGTCGAGTACGTCCCGATGCTCTGGGGCCCGGGGTCCGTCACCGACGCCGAACTGGGCGCCGCCAGCAAGGAGGGCACCGAACTCCTCGGCTTCAACGAGCCCGACTCGGGCTCCCAGTCCAACATGAGCCCCGAGCAGGCGCTCGACCTGTGGCCGCAGTTGGAGAAGACCGGGCTGCGCCTCGGTGCTCCGGCCGTCGCCTCGGGCGCGGACGTCGAGGGCGGCTGGCTCGACCGTTTCATGAAGGGAGCCTCGGACCGCGGGCTGCGCGTCGACTTCATCCCGCTGCACTGGTACGGCGGTGACTTCGGTCCCGGCGCCACCGATCAGCTGCGCGGCTACATCCAGGCCGTGTGGGACCGCTACCACAAGCCGGTCTGGCTGACGGAGTACGCCCTCATCGACTTCTCCCAGCCCACCCCCCGCTACCCCAGCGAGCAGGAGCAGACCGACTTCATCAAGGCGTCCACGCACATGCTCAACAGCCTTGACTTCGTCGAGCGTTACGCCTGGTTCGCGCTGAACAAGCAGACCAGCCCGACCGGCCTCTACGACGGTGCGACCGCCAACAACAGCGGCCGCGCCTACCACGACGCCAACTGA
- a CDS encoding DUF4265 domain-containing protein: MTNISDTHVKVHFRLDVDEDGWPPAGVESLWAVRLGDGTARLDNTPWFVRGVACGDIVGVELEDDGVLYARETVQPSGNCTIRLIVLRDEGSAAARQTVLDSFHRLGATGEGIQHFRMVALDVPPEADLPEIRKLLEHGAAQEWWQWEEGCVTSAWQKAL; encoded by the coding sequence GTGACGAACATCAGTGACACCCATGTGAAGGTCCACTTCAGGTTGGACGTGGACGAGGACGGCTGGCCCCCGGCAGGCGTCGAGAGTCTCTGGGCGGTGCGGCTCGGGGACGGCACCGCACGGCTCGACAACACGCCGTGGTTCGTGCGAGGAGTCGCCTGCGGGGACATCGTCGGAGTGGAGCTGGAGGACGATGGTGTCCTCTACGCCCGGGAGACCGTCCAGCCGTCGGGGAACTGCACGATCCGGTTGATCGTGCTGAGGGACGAGGGCTCGGCTGCTGCCCGGCAGACCGTGCTGGACTCCTTCCACCGCCTCGGCGCGACCGGCGAGGGCATCCAGCACTTCCGCATGGTGGCGCTGGACGTCCCCCCGGAAGCGGACCTGCCGGAGATACGGAAGCTGCTGGAACACGGTGCGGCACAGGAGTGGTGGCAGTGGGAGGAAGGGTGCGTCACCTCCGCCTGGCAGAAGGCCCTCTGA